Proteins found in one Enterobacter sp. RHBSTW-00175 genomic segment:
- a CDS encoding S24 family peptidase — MQNSVAINKPIKTPQMLFGSDNINDFGNRVQSCRMEGNSMQPTIEPCEVVAFVDCGGSALTSGIYVYTMDAFGRPCLFIKRIEPLADGSLKIISDNHHYETFTLNADEQKEIKIHGRVVASLAVRCFI; from the coding sequence ATGCAAAATTCCGTCGCAATTAATAAGCCAATTAAAACGCCTCAGATGCTGTTCGGATCTGACAACATTAATGACTTTGGCAACCGCGTTCAAAGCTGCCGGATGGAAGGTAATTCAATGCAGCCGACCATCGAACCATGTGAGGTTGTGGCTTTCGTTGATTGCGGTGGAAGTGCGCTTACCTCTGGCATTTATGTTTACACAATGGATGCTTTTGGTCGCCCATGCCTTTTCATTAAGAGAATTGAGCCATTAGCTGATGGCTCATTAAAAATCATCTCTGATAACCATCATTACGAAACTTTCACCCTTAATGCTGATGAACAGAAAGAAATCAAAATTCACGGTCGGGTGGTCGCTTCTTTGGCTGTGAGGTGCTTCATATGA